From a region of the Pseudomonas fulva 12-X genome:
- the lon gene encoding endopeptidase La translates to MNDPHDIEIASEQTSHSLMLPGQNLPDKLYVIPIHNRPFFPAQVLPVIVNEEHWAETLELVSKTEHKTLALFYVDKPVTDPRHFDTSSMPEHGTVVRVHHVSNDDGKLQFVAQGLTRVRIRGWLKHHRPPYLAEVEYPRNANDGRDEVKAYAMALINVIRELLPLNPLYNEELKNYLNRFSPNDPSPLTDFAAALTTAQSKVLQEVLDTVPILKRMEKVLPLLRKEVEVARLQNELSDEVNRSVGEHQREFFLKEQLKIIQQELGITKDDRSADAEQFTQRLEGKTLPEQARKRIDEEMNKLSVLETGSPEYAVTRNYLDWATSVPWGVVGKDKLDLKHARKVLDDHHAGMDDIKQRITEFLAVGAFKGEIAGSIVLLVGPPGVGKTSIGKSIAQSLDRPFYRFSVGGMRDEAEIKGHRRTYIGALPGKLVQALKEVEVMNPVIMLDEIDKMGSSFQGDPASALLETLDPEQNVEFLDHYLDLRLDLSKVLFVCTANTLDSIPGPLLDRMEVIRLSGYITEEKLAIAKRHLWPKQLDKAGVSAKQLSISDSALRALIEGYAREAGVRQLEKQLGKLVRKAVVKLLDDRDTKVKIAAKDLEGYLGMPVFRSEQVLSGVGVITGLAWTSMGGATLPIEATRIHTLNRGFKLTGQLGEVMKESAEIAYSYVSSHLKTFKGDPTFFDQAFVHMHVPEGATPKDGPSAGITIASALLSLARNQAPKKGVAMTGELTLTGQVLAIGGVREKVIAARRQKIHELILPEANRGSYQELPEYLKQGLTVHFAKRFSDVAKVLFD, encoded by the coding sequence ATGAACGACCCGCACGATATCGAGATCGCTTCGGAGCAAACCAGCCACAGCCTGATGCTGCCCGGGCAGAACCTGCCGGACAAACTCTATGTGATTCCAATCCACAACCGCCCCTTCTTCCCGGCGCAGGTGCTGCCGGTGATCGTCAACGAGGAGCACTGGGCGGAAACCCTGGAACTGGTCAGCAAGACCGAGCACAAGACCCTGGCCCTGTTCTACGTCGACAAACCGGTCACCGACCCCCGTCACTTCGACACGTCCAGCATGCCGGAGCACGGCACCGTGGTGCGCGTGCACCATGTCAGCAACGACGACGGCAAGCTGCAGTTCGTTGCCCAGGGCCTGACCCGGGTGCGTATCCGCGGCTGGCTCAAGCACCATCGCCCGCCGTACCTGGCCGAGGTCGAATACCCGCGCAACGCCAATGACGGGCGCGATGAGGTCAAGGCCTACGCCATGGCACTGATCAACGTGATCCGCGAGTTGCTGCCGCTCAACCCGCTGTACAACGAGGAGCTGAAGAACTACCTCAACCGCTTCAGCCCCAACGACCCGTCGCCGCTCACCGACTTCGCCGCTGCGCTCACCACCGCGCAATCGAAAGTGCTGCAGGAGGTGCTCGACACCGTGCCGATCCTCAAGCGCATGGAAAAGGTGCTGCCGCTGCTGCGCAAGGAAGTCGAGGTCGCCCGCCTGCAGAACGAGCTCTCCGACGAGGTGAACCGTTCGGTGGGTGAGCACCAGCGCGAGTTCTTCCTCAAGGAACAGCTGAAGATCATCCAGCAGGAGCTGGGCATCACCAAGGATGACCGCAGCGCCGACGCCGAGCAGTTCACCCAGCGCCTGGAAGGCAAGACCCTGCCCGAGCAGGCCCGCAAGCGCATCGACGAGGAGATGAACAAGCTCTCGGTGCTGGAGACCGGCTCGCCGGAGTACGCGGTGACTCGCAATTACCTGGACTGGGCCACCAGCGTGCCCTGGGGCGTGGTCGGCAAGGACAAGCTGGACCTCAAGCACGCCCGCAAGGTGCTCGACGATCACCATGCCGGCATGGACGACATCAAGCAGCGCATCACCGAATTTCTCGCCGTCGGCGCCTTCAAAGGCGAGATCGCCGGTTCCATCGTGCTGCTGGTCGGCCCGCCGGGCGTGGGCAAGACCAGCATCGGCAAGTCCATCGCCCAGTCCCTGGACCGGCCGTTCTACCGTTTTTCGGTCGGTGGCATGCGTGACGAGGCGGAGATCAAGGGCCATCGCCGCACCTACATCGGCGCCCTACCCGGCAAGCTGGTGCAGGCCCTCAAGGAAGTCGAGGTGATGAACCCGGTGATCATGCTCGACGAGATCGACAAGATGGGCAGCAGCTTCCAGGGCGACCCGGCCTCGGCGCTGCTGGAAACCCTCGACCCGGAGCAGAACGTCGAATTCCTCGACCATTACCTGGACCTGCGCCTGGATCTGTCCAAGGTGCTGTTCGTGTGCACCGCCAACACCCTGGACTCGATTCCCGGCCCGCTGCTCGACCGCATGGAAGTGATTCGCCTGTCCGGCTACATCACCGAGGAAAAGCTGGCCATCGCCAAGCGCCACCTGTGGCCCAAGCAGCTGGACAAGGCCGGCGTGTCGGCCAAACAGCTGTCGATCAGCGACAGCGCCCTGCGCGCGCTGATCGAAGGCTATGCCCGCGAAGCCGGCGTGCGCCAGCTGGAGAAACAGCTAGGCAAGCTGGTGCGCAAGGCGGTGGTCAAGCTGCTCGATGACCGCGACACCAAGGTCAAGATCGCCGCCAAGGACCTGGAAGGCTATCTGGGCATGCCGGTGTTCCGCAGTGAGCAGGTGCTCTCCGGCGTCGGGGTGATCACCGGTTTGGCCTGGACCAGCATGGGCGGCGCCACGCTGCCGATCGAGGCGACGCGCATCCACACGCTGAACCGTGGCTTCAAACTCACCGGCCAGCTCGGCGAAGTGATGAAGGAGTCGGCGGAGATCGCCTACAGCTACGTCAGCTCGCACCTGAAAACCTTCAAGGGCGACCCGACCTTCTTCGACCAAGCCTTCGTGCACATGCACGTGCCGGAGGGCGCCACGCCGAAGGACGGGCCGAGCGCCGGCATCACCATCGCCAGCGCCCTGCTCTCCCTGGCCCGCAACCAGGCGCCGAAGAAAGGCGTGGCGATGACTGGCGAACTGACCCTGACCGGCCAGGTACTGGCCATCGGCGGGGTGCGCGAGAAGGTCATCGCCGCGCGCCGCCAGAAGATTCACGAGCTGATCCTGCCCGAGGCCAACCGCGGCTCTTATCAGGAGTTGCCGGAATACCTCAAACAGGGCCTGACCGTGCACTTCGCCAAACGCTTCAGCGATGTGGCTAAGGTGCTGTTCGACTGA